A genome region from Hevea brasiliensis isolate MT/VB/25A 57/8 chromosome 9, ASM3005281v1, whole genome shotgun sequence includes the following:
- the LOC110668468 gene encoding AMP deaminase isoform X1, with the protein MDSSLSSLHLAMAALVGASLMAISAFYVHKRAVDQVLDRLIEIRLGSPKSSKRKSFVTDEEDSEEDQESNDEAYGSDREAAVERKMWSRSASRSLDDKSVLRSYRVSCSMPNAVLSNDWFDDDEKFDQQSSRFSAQGQGERLNFVPSGLPSLRMSTRDGDNKSVNYSSSVTRMASFGRLNIPRSPSANAFESEWDSDEEGTEYGNEDDITFIDGNMDSSANRINQVDSKVQNTSLPFGVDGTNVITDQNLEDPRGEEKIGIDMPGRKVDRGSVRQVGNEAAFNSTILHLRTTMHDSVNIEEEEVLKMIRECLDLRSRYVYREEVAPWKLDVAEPNTPPLKSDPFHFEPVPATTHHFRMEDGVVHVYANKKDTVDLFPVASATTFFTDMHHILRIISIGNVRTACHHRLRFLEEKFRLHLLVNADREFLAQKSAPHRDFYNIRKVDTHVHHSACMNQKHILRFIKSKLREEPDEVVIFRDGKYMTLKEVFESLDLTGYDLNVDLLDVHADKSTFHRFDKFNLKYNPCGQSRLREIFLKQDNLIQGCFLAEVTKEVLSDLEASRYQMAEYRVSIYGRKQSEWDQLASWFINNAIYSENAVWLIQLPRLYNVYKQMGTVKSFQNILENVFIPLFEVTINPSSHPQLHVFLMQVVGLDIVDDESRPERRPTKHMPKPAEWTNEFNPAYSYYAYYCYANLYTLNKLRESKGLRTIKFRPHCGEAGDIDHLAAAFLLCHNISHGINLRKSPVLQYLYYLAQIGLAMSPLSNNSLFLDYHRNPFPMFFQRGLNVSLSTDDPLQIHLTREPLVEEYSIAAKVWKLSSCDLCEIARNSVYQSGFSHVAKLRWLGSKFFLRGPEGNDIQKTNVPHMRIAFRHETWKEEMQYVYSGRAVFPEEVEF; encoded by the exons ATGGATTCGTCGTTGTCCTCTCTGCACCTAGCCATGGCAGCTCTAGTTGGAGCTTCGTTGATGGCAATTTCGGCCTTTTACGTTCACAAGCGCGCCGTTGATCAAGTACTTGATCGCCTTATTGAAATCCGTCTCGGTTCACCTAAAAGTTCCAAAAGGAAATCATTCGTCACTGACGAAGAGGATTCCGAAGAGGACCAGGAGAGTAATGATGAAGCCTATGGGTCCGACAGAGAGGCGGCTGTGGAGAGGAAAATGTGGAGCCGGAGTGCATCGAGGTCCTTGGACGATAAAAGTGTGCTTCGAAGTTATAGGGTGTCGTGTTCGATGCCCAATGCGGTGTTGAGCAATGATTGGTTCGATGATGATGAGAAGTTTGATCAACAGTCGTCGAGGTTTAGTGCTCAGGGTCAGGGAGAGAGGCTTAACTTCGTTCCCTCTGGGCTTCCGTCTCTGCGAATGTCTACAAGAGATG GAGATAATAAATCTGTTAACTACTCTAGTTCTGTTACAAGGATGGCATCTTTTGGCAGGCTAAATATCCCAAGATCGCCCAGTGCTAATGCCTTTGAAAGTGAATGGGATTCTGACGAGGAAGGAACAGAGTATGGCAATGAAGATGACATTACTTTCATTGATGGGAACATGGACTCTTCTGCTAATCGTATAAAT CAGGTTGATTCAAAAGTTCAGAACACATCTCTGCCATTTGGAGTTGATGGTACAAATGTTATTACAGATCAGAATCTTGAAGATCCTAGAGGTGAAGAAAAAATTGGCATTGATATGCCTGGCAGAAAAGTAGATAGAGGTTCAGTGCGCCAAGTGGGCAATGAAGCTGCCTTTAACAGTACAATTTTACATTTGAGAACTACAATGCATG ACTCAGTAAATATAGAAGAGGAAGAAGTGTTGAAGATGATCCGTGAATGCTTGGATTTGCGGAGTAGGTATGTATACAGGGAAGAGGTTGCTCCATGGAAGCTAGATGTAGCTGAACCTAATACACCACCATTGAAATCGGATCCGTTTCACTTTGAACCTGTCCCAGCAACTACA CATCACTTTAGGATGGAAGATGGTGTTGTTCATGTTTATGCCAATAAGAAAG ATACTGTAGATCTTTTCCCTGTTGCTAGTGCGACAACATTTTTTACGGATATGCATCACATTTTAAGAATCATATCTATTGGAAATGTTCGCACTGCTTGCCATCACAGACTTCGATTTCTTGAGGAG AAATTTCGCCTTCATCTGTTAGTAAATGCAGATAGGGAGTTCCTGGCTCAGAAGAGTGCTCCACACCGTGATTTCTACAATATTAGAAAAGTTGATACACATGTTCATCATTCTGCTTGCATGAACCAGAAGCACATCCTGCGCTTCATCAAGTCAAAGCTAAGAGAGGAGCCTGATGAG GTTGTTATATTCAGAGATGGAAAATATATGACACTGAAGGAAGTTTTTGAGAGTTTGGACTTAACTGG ATATGATTTGAATGTTGATTTGTTGGATGTCCATGCTGATAAGAGTACCTTCCATCGATTTGATAAATTTAATCTCAAATACAATCCTTGTGGACAAAGCAGACTCCGAGAGATTTTTTTAAAGCAGGATAATCTAATTCAAG GATGTTTCTTGGCAGAAGTAACGAAAGAAGTTCTATCAGATCTTGAAGCAAGCAGATACCAG ATGGCTGAGTACAGGGTTTCCATTTATGGAAGGAAACAAAGTGAATGGGACCAGCTAGCAAGTTGGTTCATTAACAATGCTATTTATAGTGAGAATGCTGTTTGGTTAATCCAG CTACCACGGCTATACAATGTGTACAAGCAAATGGGCACAGTTAAATCTTTTCAGAATATTCTTGAGAATGTTTTCATTCCACTATTTGAAGTCACAATCAATCCAAGCTCTCATCCTCAACTGCATGTATTCCTAATGCAG GTTGTGGGATTAGACATTGTTGATGATGAAAGTAGACCAGAAAGGCGTCCAACTAAGCACATGCCAAAACCAGCTGAATGGACCAATGAGTTCAATCCAGCCTACTCTTATTATGCTTATTACTGCTACGCGAACCTATATACTCTAAATAAG CTTCGTGAATCTAAAGGATTGCGGACCATAAAATTTCGGCCACACTGTGGAGAG GCTGGTgatattgaccatttggctgctGCATTTCTTCTATGCCATAATATATCTCATGGGATTAACTTGCGGAAATCTCCTGTTTTGCAATACTTGTACTACCTTGCTCAG ATTGGATTGGCTATGTCACCATTGAGCAACAATTCCCTTTTCCTGGATTATCATCGAAACCCATTTCCAATGTTCTTTCAGCGTGGCCTGAATGTttcactctcaactgatgatCCTTTGCAAATTCATTTAACAAGGGAACCATTGGTGGAAGAGTACAGCATTGCAGCAAAG GTGTGGAAGCTCAGTTCATGTGATCTGTGTGAGATAGCAAGAAACTCTGTTTATCAATCTGGATTCTCCCATGTGGCAAAG TTGCGTTGGCTCGGTAGCAAATTTTTTTTAAGAGGCCCTGAGGGAAATGATATTCAGAAGACAAATGTGCCTCATATGAGGATTGCCTTTCGACATGAG ACATGGAAAGAGGAAATGCAGTATGTCTACTCAGGGAGAGCTGTTTTTCCAGAAGAAGTGGAATTTTGA
- the LOC110668468 gene encoding AMP deaminase isoform X2: protein MDSSLSSLHLAMAALVGASLMAISAFYVHKRAVDQVLDRLIEIRLGSPKSSKRKSFVTDEEDSEEDQESNDEAYGSDREAAVERKMWSRSASRSLDDKSVLRSYRVSCSMPNAVLSNDWFDDDEKFDQQSSRFSAQGQGERLNFVPSGLPSLRMSTRDGDNKSVNYSSSVTRMASFGRLNIPRSPSANAFESEWDSDEEGTEYGNEDDITFIDGNMDSSANRINVDSKVQNTSLPFGVDGTNVITDQNLEDPRGEEKIGIDMPGRKVDRGSVRQVGNEAAFNSTILHLRTTMHDSVNIEEEEVLKMIRECLDLRSRYVYREEVAPWKLDVAEPNTPPLKSDPFHFEPVPATTHHFRMEDGVVHVYANKKDTVDLFPVASATTFFTDMHHILRIISIGNVRTACHHRLRFLEEKFRLHLLVNADREFLAQKSAPHRDFYNIRKVDTHVHHSACMNQKHILRFIKSKLREEPDEVVIFRDGKYMTLKEVFESLDLTGYDLNVDLLDVHADKSTFHRFDKFNLKYNPCGQSRLREIFLKQDNLIQGCFLAEVTKEVLSDLEASRYQMAEYRVSIYGRKQSEWDQLASWFINNAIYSENAVWLIQLPRLYNVYKQMGTVKSFQNILENVFIPLFEVTINPSSHPQLHVFLMQVVGLDIVDDESRPERRPTKHMPKPAEWTNEFNPAYSYYAYYCYANLYTLNKLRESKGLRTIKFRPHCGEAGDIDHLAAAFLLCHNISHGINLRKSPVLQYLYYLAQIGLAMSPLSNNSLFLDYHRNPFPMFFQRGLNVSLSTDDPLQIHLTREPLVEEYSIAAKVWKLSSCDLCEIARNSVYQSGFSHVAKLRWLGSKFFLRGPEGNDIQKTNVPHMRIAFRHETWKEEMQYVYSGRAVFPEEVEF, encoded by the exons ATGGATTCGTCGTTGTCCTCTCTGCACCTAGCCATGGCAGCTCTAGTTGGAGCTTCGTTGATGGCAATTTCGGCCTTTTACGTTCACAAGCGCGCCGTTGATCAAGTACTTGATCGCCTTATTGAAATCCGTCTCGGTTCACCTAAAAGTTCCAAAAGGAAATCATTCGTCACTGACGAAGAGGATTCCGAAGAGGACCAGGAGAGTAATGATGAAGCCTATGGGTCCGACAGAGAGGCGGCTGTGGAGAGGAAAATGTGGAGCCGGAGTGCATCGAGGTCCTTGGACGATAAAAGTGTGCTTCGAAGTTATAGGGTGTCGTGTTCGATGCCCAATGCGGTGTTGAGCAATGATTGGTTCGATGATGATGAGAAGTTTGATCAACAGTCGTCGAGGTTTAGTGCTCAGGGTCAGGGAGAGAGGCTTAACTTCGTTCCCTCTGGGCTTCCGTCTCTGCGAATGTCTACAAGAGATG GAGATAATAAATCTGTTAACTACTCTAGTTCTGTTACAAGGATGGCATCTTTTGGCAGGCTAAATATCCCAAGATCGCCCAGTGCTAATGCCTTTGAAAGTGAATGGGATTCTGACGAGGAAGGAACAGAGTATGGCAATGAAGATGACATTACTTTCATTGATGGGAACATGGACTCTTCTGCTAATCGTATAAAT GTTGATTCAAAAGTTCAGAACACATCTCTGCCATTTGGAGTTGATGGTACAAATGTTATTACAGATCAGAATCTTGAAGATCCTAGAGGTGAAGAAAAAATTGGCATTGATATGCCTGGCAGAAAAGTAGATAGAGGTTCAGTGCGCCAAGTGGGCAATGAAGCTGCCTTTAACAGTACAATTTTACATTTGAGAACTACAATGCATG ACTCAGTAAATATAGAAGAGGAAGAAGTGTTGAAGATGATCCGTGAATGCTTGGATTTGCGGAGTAGGTATGTATACAGGGAAGAGGTTGCTCCATGGAAGCTAGATGTAGCTGAACCTAATACACCACCATTGAAATCGGATCCGTTTCACTTTGAACCTGTCCCAGCAACTACA CATCACTTTAGGATGGAAGATGGTGTTGTTCATGTTTATGCCAATAAGAAAG ATACTGTAGATCTTTTCCCTGTTGCTAGTGCGACAACATTTTTTACGGATATGCATCACATTTTAAGAATCATATCTATTGGAAATGTTCGCACTGCTTGCCATCACAGACTTCGATTTCTTGAGGAG AAATTTCGCCTTCATCTGTTAGTAAATGCAGATAGGGAGTTCCTGGCTCAGAAGAGTGCTCCACACCGTGATTTCTACAATATTAGAAAAGTTGATACACATGTTCATCATTCTGCTTGCATGAACCAGAAGCACATCCTGCGCTTCATCAAGTCAAAGCTAAGAGAGGAGCCTGATGAG GTTGTTATATTCAGAGATGGAAAATATATGACACTGAAGGAAGTTTTTGAGAGTTTGGACTTAACTGG ATATGATTTGAATGTTGATTTGTTGGATGTCCATGCTGATAAGAGTACCTTCCATCGATTTGATAAATTTAATCTCAAATACAATCCTTGTGGACAAAGCAGACTCCGAGAGATTTTTTTAAAGCAGGATAATCTAATTCAAG GATGTTTCTTGGCAGAAGTAACGAAAGAAGTTCTATCAGATCTTGAAGCAAGCAGATACCAG ATGGCTGAGTACAGGGTTTCCATTTATGGAAGGAAACAAAGTGAATGGGACCAGCTAGCAAGTTGGTTCATTAACAATGCTATTTATAGTGAGAATGCTGTTTGGTTAATCCAG CTACCACGGCTATACAATGTGTACAAGCAAATGGGCACAGTTAAATCTTTTCAGAATATTCTTGAGAATGTTTTCATTCCACTATTTGAAGTCACAATCAATCCAAGCTCTCATCCTCAACTGCATGTATTCCTAATGCAG GTTGTGGGATTAGACATTGTTGATGATGAAAGTAGACCAGAAAGGCGTCCAACTAAGCACATGCCAAAACCAGCTGAATGGACCAATGAGTTCAATCCAGCCTACTCTTATTATGCTTATTACTGCTACGCGAACCTATATACTCTAAATAAG CTTCGTGAATCTAAAGGATTGCGGACCATAAAATTTCGGCCACACTGTGGAGAG GCTGGTgatattgaccatttggctgctGCATTTCTTCTATGCCATAATATATCTCATGGGATTAACTTGCGGAAATCTCCTGTTTTGCAATACTTGTACTACCTTGCTCAG ATTGGATTGGCTATGTCACCATTGAGCAACAATTCCCTTTTCCTGGATTATCATCGAAACCCATTTCCAATGTTCTTTCAGCGTGGCCTGAATGTttcactctcaactgatgatCCTTTGCAAATTCATTTAACAAGGGAACCATTGGTGGAAGAGTACAGCATTGCAGCAAAG GTGTGGAAGCTCAGTTCATGTGATCTGTGTGAGATAGCAAGAAACTCTGTTTATCAATCTGGATTCTCCCATGTGGCAAAG TTGCGTTGGCTCGGTAGCAAATTTTTTTTAAGAGGCCCTGAGGGAAATGATATTCAGAAGACAAATGTGCCTCATATGAGGATTGCCTTTCGACATGAG ACATGGAAAGAGGAAATGCAGTATGTCTACTCAGGGAGAGCTGTTTTTCCAGAAGAAGTGGAATTTTGA
- the LOC110668468 gene encoding AMP deaminase isoform X3 — protein sequence MASFGRLNIPRSPSANAFESEWDSDEEGTEYGNEDDITFIDGNMDSSANRINQVDSKVQNTSLPFGVDGTNVITDQNLEDPRGEEKIGIDMPGRKVDRGSVRQVGNEAAFNSTILHLRTTMHDSVNIEEEEVLKMIRECLDLRSRYVYREEVAPWKLDVAEPNTPPLKSDPFHFEPVPATTHHFRMEDGVVHVYANKKDTVDLFPVASATTFFTDMHHILRIISIGNVRTACHHRLRFLEEKFRLHLLVNADREFLAQKSAPHRDFYNIRKVDTHVHHSACMNQKHILRFIKSKLREEPDEVVIFRDGKYMTLKEVFESLDLTGYDLNVDLLDVHADKSTFHRFDKFNLKYNPCGQSRLREIFLKQDNLIQGCFLAEVTKEVLSDLEASRYQMAEYRVSIYGRKQSEWDQLASWFINNAIYSENAVWLIQLPRLYNVYKQMGTVKSFQNILENVFIPLFEVTINPSSHPQLHVFLMQVVGLDIVDDESRPERRPTKHMPKPAEWTNEFNPAYSYYAYYCYANLYTLNKLRESKGLRTIKFRPHCGEAGDIDHLAAAFLLCHNISHGINLRKSPVLQYLYYLAQIGLAMSPLSNNSLFLDYHRNPFPMFFQRGLNVSLSTDDPLQIHLTREPLVEEYSIAAKVWKLSSCDLCEIARNSVYQSGFSHVAKLRWLGSKFFLRGPEGNDIQKTNVPHMRIAFRHETWKEEMQYVYSGRAVFPEEVEF from the exons ATGGCATCTTTTGGCAGGCTAAATATCCCAAGATCGCCCAGTGCTAATGCCTTTGAAAGTGAATGGGATTCTGACGAGGAAGGAACAGAGTATGGCAATGAAGATGACATTACTTTCATTGATGGGAACATGGACTCTTCTGCTAATCGTATAAAT CAGGTTGATTCAAAAGTTCAGAACACATCTCTGCCATTTGGAGTTGATGGTACAAATGTTATTACAGATCAGAATCTTGAAGATCCTAGAGGTGAAGAAAAAATTGGCATTGATATGCCTGGCAGAAAAGTAGATAGAGGTTCAGTGCGCCAAGTGGGCAATGAAGCTGCCTTTAACAGTACAATTTTACATTTGAGAACTACAATGCATG ACTCAGTAAATATAGAAGAGGAAGAAGTGTTGAAGATGATCCGTGAATGCTTGGATTTGCGGAGTAGGTATGTATACAGGGAAGAGGTTGCTCCATGGAAGCTAGATGTAGCTGAACCTAATACACCACCATTGAAATCGGATCCGTTTCACTTTGAACCTGTCCCAGCAACTACA CATCACTTTAGGATGGAAGATGGTGTTGTTCATGTTTATGCCAATAAGAAAG ATACTGTAGATCTTTTCCCTGTTGCTAGTGCGACAACATTTTTTACGGATATGCATCACATTTTAAGAATCATATCTATTGGAAATGTTCGCACTGCTTGCCATCACAGACTTCGATTTCTTGAGGAG AAATTTCGCCTTCATCTGTTAGTAAATGCAGATAGGGAGTTCCTGGCTCAGAAGAGTGCTCCACACCGTGATTTCTACAATATTAGAAAAGTTGATACACATGTTCATCATTCTGCTTGCATGAACCAGAAGCACATCCTGCGCTTCATCAAGTCAAAGCTAAGAGAGGAGCCTGATGAG GTTGTTATATTCAGAGATGGAAAATATATGACACTGAAGGAAGTTTTTGAGAGTTTGGACTTAACTGG ATATGATTTGAATGTTGATTTGTTGGATGTCCATGCTGATAAGAGTACCTTCCATCGATTTGATAAATTTAATCTCAAATACAATCCTTGTGGACAAAGCAGACTCCGAGAGATTTTTTTAAAGCAGGATAATCTAATTCAAG GATGTTTCTTGGCAGAAGTAACGAAAGAAGTTCTATCAGATCTTGAAGCAAGCAGATACCAG ATGGCTGAGTACAGGGTTTCCATTTATGGAAGGAAACAAAGTGAATGGGACCAGCTAGCAAGTTGGTTCATTAACAATGCTATTTATAGTGAGAATGCTGTTTGGTTAATCCAG CTACCACGGCTATACAATGTGTACAAGCAAATGGGCACAGTTAAATCTTTTCAGAATATTCTTGAGAATGTTTTCATTCCACTATTTGAAGTCACAATCAATCCAAGCTCTCATCCTCAACTGCATGTATTCCTAATGCAG GTTGTGGGATTAGACATTGTTGATGATGAAAGTAGACCAGAAAGGCGTCCAACTAAGCACATGCCAAAACCAGCTGAATGGACCAATGAGTTCAATCCAGCCTACTCTTATTATGCTTATTACTGCTACGCGAACCTATATACTCTAAATAAG CTTCGTGAATCTAAAGGATTGCGGACCATAAAATTTCGGCCACACTGTGGAGAG GCTGGTgatattgaccatttggctgctGCATTTCTTCTATGCCATAATATATCTCATGGGATTAACTTGCGGAAATCTCCTGTTTTGCAATACTTGTACTACCTTGCTCAG ATTGGATTGGCTATGTCACCATTGAGCAACAATTCCCTTTTCCTGGATTATCATCGAAACCCATTTCCAATGTTCTTTCAGCGTGGCCTGAATGTttcactctcaactgatgatCCTTTGCAAATTCATTTAACAAGGGAACCATTGGTGGAAGAGTACAGCATTGCAGCAAAG GTGTGGAAGCTCAGTTCATGTGATCTGTGTGAGATAGCAAGAAACTCTGTTTATCAATCTGGATTCTCCCATGTGGCAAAG TTGCGTTGGCTCGGTAGCAAATTTTTTTTAAGAGGCCCTGAGGGAAATGATATTCAGAAGACAAATGTGCCTCATATGAGGATTGCCTTTCGACATGAG ACATGGAAAGAGGAAATGCAGTATGTCTACTCAGGGAGAGCTGTTTTTCCAGAAGAAGTGGAATTTTGA